Part of the Cottoperca gobio chromosome 1, fCotGob3.1, whole genome shotgun sequence genome, atttttattattttattctgcagTTTTCATAGAAgtcataaaatagaaatactcaagtaatactttatactttaatactGTAATTGTAAATGCACTTTCCaccaccactgctgctgcttaaATGTTTCCGTGGTCACATGACCGCCTCCTAAATGTCGATGTTTGTGCAGCCTTCGAAGGAGAGTCGTCTGTTTCCCGTCGCCGTGTTGTCTCGTCTGGTCTTCGTCCCTCTGCTGATGATATGTAACGTCCAGAACTCCAGACTCACCGTCTTCAGGCACGACGGCGCCTTCGTCACCATCATGGCCCTCTTCTCCTTCAGCAACGGATACCTGGCGAGCCTCTGCATGGCCTACGCTCCACagtgagtcacacacactcagaacaacaatgcaacatacttAAGAAACAAAGtagtgcaagagacataatggtgcaagtaaCATGCAGGAATAAGATCAAACAGAATGCAATATTTAAAGTCCTGCACACtaataatatgttatatgtggagtaaacagatgtgtgtgctgttgacaTGTAAGTAGTGACACCACTGTACttagattacatttttacatttcctgctactttctactttactccactacatcagAGGAAATATCGTTTTACTCCATCACAGGTAactttgaataataatacaaaagataATGTGATATTATAGGTAAAGATgaaactttattgattccttggtgaaaacattaaagttaaaattataatccaataataaaatattattattatatataagtggGCGTTAGTTTCTCTCTACGTTAATGAGTGTGGACATGTTGTGACGGTGTTCTCTCCGTCAGGTTGGTGCGCTGTAAAGACTGCGAGACCGCCGGCTCGCTGATGACCTTCTTCCTGGTTCTGGGTCTGGCACTGGGAGCGTCTTTCTCCTTCCTGCTGGGAAAACTGGTTTAGACAACGGGGACGCGTTGAACACGGAAGagatcagagaagaagaagaagaagaagaagaagaagaagaaaaagaagaagaagaagaagaagaagcagaagaagcagaagaagaaaaagaagtagaagaaaaagaagcagaagaagaaaaagaagcagaagaagaagaagaagaagaagaagaagaagaagaaggtaacTTCTGGCAAAAAGTTAAAAAGCTTTTAACCCTCCTGAAGAAGGCGGTTTGTGCCGCTACGTGTGGGTTGTAACccagatctatatatatatatatatatatatatatatatatatatatatacaaacacaataatatatataatattaataataataatataaacacaataatatatatttatatatatatataatattaataaaaatatcaatacaataataataagtataatatgtatatacacaagtgtaataatacaaataaatatatatatatataaataaatattaataaaataatatacattaaataaGCGGTTAGGTCAATGTTAAACCAAAAGGAAATGCAAAAGCACTAAACGATTTAACTTGGAGGCTCAGATCTACCTGTACAAGCATTGTCTGTTTTTAGTATTTCACCATCTCACTAAAAGCTTTTGTACTTtggacatttcttctttttgaagTGTTTGCAGCTGCTTCACTGCCGACCTTTTATTCTTTGAAGACCACGAGAGGTTTACGGGTTAACTAAACatattgatgttttgttttatgtcactATTAAAAGGACTTCAGAGTGCACGTTGATCACTCAacttatgttttcttttttcatgtgtaatttatcttttaatgtacagaatgtatttTTACTGGGTTTTgataaagaatgtttttttagatattattgtatttttttgtcataatgctgtttttttataactgaagacattttaatgttttgcttatttatatgtttttatctgtctttacatttttttttatataaactgaaaagTAATTTTCTGTTTGCTTTCATCGTGAAAAACTTCgaacatgaataaaaaatgattcaatatttgaaatgagaaatgtatttttacttttcaagcGTGGAGtctctgtttcctcttcctccagctcaGCCCTTCCCTCTGACCTCCTGCTTCCTCccattctttctctcttcacGGAAAATGAAGAGGAAAGTTGCGACAAGAAGTTTCAcattgaaaattaaattaaattccaaACCAAAGATCGAGACGCTGGAGGTGAGAGTTTAGTGGACTCTTTATTCTTTTCTTGGTTTCTGGACCTAAAATTAAGTTTTTGTACAAACTGATACTTACACTTGTTATATTACTGATGAAGTAGAGCTGACTTCAACAcaagtacaagtcctgcattaaaaacctttaacatgtagttaaagtacgtGCAGTGAGATGTTCCCTGTGAGGTTCAGTACATGTGAtgcttctggattaatattcctgctgcattaatgtgtgtgttgtgtgttactgctgtacatgtttaaggttgttctaatgttccctcctttacatcctgttggtagtgtaatctccatcaatgcatcatattctataagatcatcatatgtttgtagcgtctctgtcctgtgagaaccacgtgtctctaaaaagtctacttttcatgagctcctcacaaaaacagcctgttttcagctttgtgacgatgcatttacagctgatccaagaggctttttaaacactttatttatctggaggaggaggagaatcttctcaacacataaaggaacacttcatcacacagtgtatcacaaacactccacacatctggagatacaggCTTCACACTGGACAGGGAGGGGAACTGTGACCagtaactgaagctgtcaaTATTTTGCTCTGAGATGTAGCGGAGTAGAAGGATACTCTGGTTAATACAAGTACCTTGAAGCTGTACTTTAACGTACCACTGATCATACCTTTAACAGTACACAGTGTAATCCCCAAACTCTGCATCTTCATCCTCCTTTAActctttcatgtttgtttctgctccTGCAGCGTATCGTGAGTGCACAGAGTCTGAGCGAGGACGATATAGAATGAGATGCTCGAGAGGAAAcgaccccccctcctcctcctcctcctcttcctcatgtAGACCCCTCCTTCCATGACGACCTGCCAACGCCTCGGCCTCCATCACTCCGGCCGACGTCCATCACTTACCATCAAGGTGTCCTTTAGggaattagttttttattcctGGTTTATCGATGAcagtagtttgtttttttacttaaatgACCCGTTTTGGGGTATTTAGAGTTTCTTGATCATAACGGCCTGAGAAACACGAGagcccgcccccccccccttccaccATCATTAGTTACGTACTGATTAACTGGACGGGGGGTTAACATGAATCCGCTCCTTCCTTCAGGGTGGTGTCGCACACACCCCAGGTGTACTGTCTGACAGGTCTGTTCATTATATCAGTCGTAGAAAGTTACGCTCTGcaaagtatttattgttttcgtTATCAGTCGTCTTTCTGTTCAGTCTCGACTcggaaacactttttaaaaagtgaagaaatgttttgttctttttaaagtgGACGACCCTCTTTAGGAAAgtacaataaaacatgtgaacaaacgatgaagttgttttgtgagtttcattgtgttttaaataaagtgcatcTGTTTAAAGTGAAGCGGCAGCAGgaggttagcctagcttagcataaagactggaagcagggggaaactgctagctgTGTGTGAAGTTCATAAACACAcctaaagctcacttattaacacactgtagttttagtgtacacacacacagaaatgtaaacactacactttgtgtgtctgttggctTCAAgtgaatgtttgaatgtttggcTGAAGATGAATCTAATGTCTTTGATCTCATTTAATGtataaagtaactaagtacatcgACTCAAGTGCAATTCATTGACTGCTTTAAATACTTTCCAAATTAAAAGACCAAATAATAACTTGTATAATTAGCtccaacattaatataatactgCAGCATTAATGTCGAGTACTTTCACTTATAGTATTTGTTGCTACGTTTgagcttttacttgtaacaaagtgtttttactgtgatattgctccttttatttaagtaaagaaTGTGAGTACTTGATTTGCATTTAGACACTGAAGATTTACACAGTTTTGTAAAATTCTGCCACAAAATTAAagaatttctttattcatttaacaCAATAACAGGAACACTGAACAATATAATCCAATGAAACCTTATGCCTTACTCTTAATAGAAGCCTTATGACATTGAAATATTCAGCAATATGTTTCTGTGGATGCACatcaaaaagaagaattaaACGATAAACTTTGATTTTGAGTAATTTTGCTAAAATGCtgcaaactgcaacttgacatATTTGTGGTTATTATAAACAGTGATTCCTTATGGaagtgaaaataatctttatcaGAGGTTTACATTGATATTCTGCACGTAACGTGTGTCATGATGCAGGGTTGAAAAGATCAATGCATCAATTTATAGTGTCGACAATGTAAAGGAtgcacataataaaataaatcttaacaaTGAAATGTAACTTAATCAACACAGTAAACGGATTCTGTAGAACATAAGATGTAAACTACAGTGTTACCTCTAAATATCTACGTTTATTCCCTTGAATAGAATTAAATCAATACATGAAATAACGTAAGTGATTAGTCGACTCTGACAGAAGAGATGATTAAAGGTGCAGAGTTTGTACCACCATCATTCAGACCCAGGTAGAAGAATGGGAAGAGTTTCTCAGTGAAGGAGCAGCCAGTAAAGGAGTAGATGAGAGCTGCAGCATCTACGTCATAAAAGGAGACCAGACCCTCCTGATAATCCACAAACACCCCCACCTTCTGAGGCtgagacttcagagagagaaggactgaAGAGTCATCAAGAGCTTCGTACACATTTATATCTCTCAACCATATAGTCCAGTAACCAAACTCAGGGTCCAGTGTGACAGGTTCCTTCCTGTGGATCGACTCTGTGGCCACTCCTAAGCTCCAGTAAGTCTTCCCTTTGACTTGAACCTCAAAGTAAAATCTACCAGAAGAGAAACTCTGCTTTCCTAAAACACAAGCACAGTCAGAAAACCTCTTTGGGTTGTCTGGGAGATTCTTCTTCACATCACCATGACTCACTTGTTTCTCATCATCAGACAGAATTAAATAAGGATATGCTGTATCAGCATCAAGAGTCACATCCACTGCATACTTCTGGACCCTCTTCAGCTCAGCTTCAAGCAGCTTCTTCATCTCTTGACTGAgtgtctcctccagctgagccACAGCTCTCACCACAGTCCCCTCATATGATGGTGGGGGGACCCTGACCTTTGTCCAGTCCTTGGTGGGTGGTTGGTGATGGATGTTTAGGGACTGGAAACTCTGGAGAAGATGGAGTTGGTCTTCAGACTGTGAGAGGTGTTCCACCTCAGTCCTTCTCTTCATCAGCTCATAGATTTCCTGTTCCAGCTCTTTGATGAAAGCTTCGgcctgtttttctgttgttttctgcttctccttGATCGTGTTGATGAGCTCCTCCAGTCCTCTCTCAACAGACTCCTTAAGAGCAGTGAAGACCTGAACACCTTCTgccacctctctgtctgcatctttGTTACTGAGGTCGACAGAGTGTTTGATCTCCTGAATCTTCAGTCGTCTCTTCTGGATCATCTGCTGAACATTAACCTCTGTCTTCCCCAGCTCGGCCTTCTTTCCTTCATATCCTTCTTTCAGAGGAACAACATCATGCATCTTGTGGTCTAAAACAGTGcagagcatgcagacacatgtcTGGTCGGTCTTACAGAACAGCTCCAGAGGTTTATCGTGCTTCGTACACATCCTGTCTTCCAGATTCTCCACAGGGTCGATCAGCTGATGTCTTTTCAGGCCTTGACGCTGTGAGATGAGGCTCCAGGTGAGTCTCACAGTAGGAGGTCAGACACACCAGACAGGACTTCAGAGCCTTCACTTTGGTTCCAGTGCAGACGTCACAGGGAACTTCTCCTGGTTTATCAACTTGtttctctgacctgctgctgctggttttctGTTGCTCTGACTCTCTGAACTGAACAACCATCTCAGAGATGAAAGTGTTGACATGGAGCTCAGGTCTTGTGTTGAAAACCTTTTTACACATCGGACACAGACACTGGTCATTAGTATTCCAGTGTGCATTGATACAGTTTTTGCAGAAGTTGTGTCCACATGGTGTACTGACTGGATCAGTGAacacatccagacagatggagcacAGGAACTGGTCTTCAGATTGCAGATAGTTTGCAGCAGCCATATCTGCACATGTAgtgtggaagaaaaaaatactttattcaaaaacagttttaattatttgaatagaaagaaagaagtctgattgctgttattttttaatatcacCTTTTGCAACGTATTTTTGAATCATATGCTTTGTTTTAACTTGCACCACGCCGAGCTGTGAGAAACTGCGAGCATTTAACTCGTGCTGCCTTAACTTAACATCCTGTTGTGTAAACCAATTGTTATTAGAGAATATCACTGCTAACAAAGCTCTGCTTACttgatgatgataatgtttCTTTAGCTGCTTCATCTTAAAAGCCTCCGGCTGGTTCTCTTATggaaagcttttaatgtgaaacagctacaggaaacaggaagcagtATGTAGGAAGTGATCAGTGTCAGTAAGAATGTCAGGAAAGCAGAAGTGACTCAGTAACAATTTACTAAAGTCCTGAGAAGTGACAGAGAGATTGTTTAAAGCTATTAAAGTGGGATACTGTATCGTGGCTCTCTGGACAAACATtagttatataattatatacctTCCCGAGTTTAAAGTGAAAGAGTAGAGCTGAAGTTGTGAATCCTGCTTGTTGAAAGTGTAAATATGATCAGCTGTACTCACCAGTGTTTGGCAGAGACTCTGCTGTGTTGTTGACAAAGATCTGATGACTTCAGTTTGTTTTAGAGAGAAACTGAGACTTGTCTCGACTGCAGCGTGGCTCCACTCTGACAAACTTTACTTTCACTTCTGCAGTGTGAGTGAagctctccttcctcctgtgttgctcctcctcctgcagctgtttgtCAGGTGTTGTTTCCTCATGTTTAGACATGACTTTAGTGACGTTACAAGAATGTTTCTGGTTGAACGTGAGGTGTCTATGGAAGCCTATTTCcgccagtaaaaaaaataataatctcaatggaaagtcataattatgagataaaaaagtctcataataacaataatcttcttcactctttctctctgattggcttgttcCTGCCACACATCCATGGAGGGAGACATGGATGATTCCAAAGacagctccagagagagaggtaaGGTGTCATCAAGACTGGAGTACTCCATCTGAGAAATGCTTCCTGTGTGTAACGTCACGATACCACTATCCTCTAAAGCACTGACATGAAGCAATGTTTCATGTTCTGGCAAACTAGACGCATCAGTGGAGTTGACTGTGGTGTAAATGGAAACACTGTCACTGCTTGCATTTTCAGAAATGGTGCTGTTTCCAACAAAAATGACATCTGAAGTATTTATCTCCACATGGTCTGTTGCagatgtgtctgcagagaaGTGATACATGTCTGCTCCGTCATGTGTCTTTTCACCTTCTTGAGCAGTAGCATCACTATTGTCTTCCACCAGATTGATGTCACAGGCAATGTCTCTCTTCTTGGTTGTAATTTTATCTTTTCATGCAGTTCCCTGACTGTGATATTATCTTCTATTATTCTTTGGAGGAGTTTGATGCTCTCTTTCAGACACAtgatcatgtttgtttcttgagaGCCTTCCTCTAAGTCGCTGAAAAAGCTTTGTCTTGCTGGGTTCTCTTTCCTTCCGTCTGCAGTATCCAAAAACAGCCAGTCGATCACCACAGGATGGCAGATACTCTCTCAGCTGGTCATCTGTCATGAGATGTATGACACTGGAATCAATctaaaattaagaaatatttcaaGATTTTTTAGGTGAAGtgaaaaaatgacaacaatgaaaaaCCTGCATATACAGCACCGGATATTATTTCCAAAGCTCTTCCAAAGTTTAGGGTTTTTTAATCTGTTTGTCTGTAAAAGGTGAAAACGAAGCATTTCCTCTATAAACCGTCTCCTGCTCCATTCGCTGTACGTCTTCCTCAGGCACATGTCGTGACCTTAAATAGTCACATAGCTTATCCATCTTGTGACGGTTCAAACATCCTCTGTACCTCTgttgaacaaaataaaagcttaaatgtaaacttaaatAATTTTAATCTAAACAGTTGATTTTTAGaaaatggtttatttatttgtttttattatatttattcagcaTGTAAATTATTGATCTTCTGATCTATAGCCCTCTGATATGACAAATCCAATGCTTTAAAGTGGTTAAGGAGAAATGTTCACTTCTTTTGATTTTAGTGTGACACGGTGTATgaccctctctgggaaccatcaccttactgtggtggagaggtttgtgtgtccctatgaacctgagagctgtgatgtctggagcctagtgctcctggtagggtctcccaaagcaaattggtctcaggcgaggggccagactaagaatggttcaaaacgacgtcatgaaagaaagggaaaggaaaggagagaccctgctcggaggaagcccggggcccccgtctggagccaggcccagagggagggctcGACagtgagcgcctggtggccgggtttgccatggagcccggttcgggcacagcccgaagaagctacgtggtgcctcccatccatccatcctgttggcccaccactcatgggaaaaaccgctggggtcgggtgcgctgtcacacggatggcagtgatggtcagggacctcgaagGACCAGACCCGGGGGGCAGaagctggctctggggatgtggaacgtcacctctctgtgggggaaggagccggaactagtgcgggaggtggagcgctaccagttggatctggtggggcttacctctacgcacagtcttggctctggaaccgtactcctggataggggttggactttattcttctccagagttgcccaaggtgtgaggcgtcgggccggggtggggatactcactagccccctgctgagcgccgctacgttggagtttaccctggtggacgagagggtcgcctccctacgccttcgggttatgggggggaaaactctgactgttgtttgtgcctatgccccaaaccgcagttcggagtattcggccttcttggagaccctgaatggaccCCTGCAGGGgtctccagtaggggactccgtagtctt contains:
- the LOC115014834 gene encoding LOW QUALITY PROTEIN: E3 ubiquitin-protein ligase TRIM21-like (The sequence of the model RefSeq protein was modified relative to this genomic sequence to represent the inferred CDS: deleted 1 base in 1 codon); this translates as MAAANYLQSEDQFLCSICLDVFTDPVSTPCGHNFCKNCINAHWNTNDQCLCPMCKKVFNTRPELHVNTFISEMVVQFRESEQQKTSSSRSEKQVDKPGEVPCDVCTGTKVKALKSCLVCLTSYCETHLEPHLTASGLKRHQLIDPVENLEDRMCTKHDKPLELFCKTDQTCVCMLCTVLDHKMHDVVPLKEGYEGKKAELGKTEVNVQQMIQKRRLKIQEIKHSVDLSNKDADREVAEGVQVFTALKESVERGLEELINTIKEKQKTTEKQAEAFIKELEQEIYELMKRRTEVEHLSQSEDQLHLLQSFQSLNIHHQPPTKDWTKVRVPPPSYEGTVVRAVAQLEETLSQEMKKLLEAELKRVQKYAVDVTLDADTAYPYLILSDDEKQVSHGDVKKNLPDNPKRFSDCACVLGKQSFSSGRFYFEVQVKGKTYWSLGVATESIHRKEPVTLDPEFGYWTIWLRDINVYEALDDSSVLLSLKSQPQKVGVFVDYQEGLVSFYDVDAAALIYSFTGCSFTEKLFPFFYLGLNDGGTNSAPLIISSVRVD